A region from the Meiothermus sp. Pnk-1 genome encodes:
- a CDS encoding YlxR family protein gives MPVKHVPQRMCVACRTRRPKRELLRIVLTEQGAVIDPSGRRPGRGAYVCPDKPECWAEKKLRRFAGAGAGVLSQALQTLLGSQETGANPSDLTAREARGG, from the coding sequence ATGCCGGTAAAACATGTTCCCCAGCGCATGTGCGTAGCCTGTCGTACCCGCAGGCCCAAGCGCGAGCTGCTGCGCATCGTGCTCACCGAGCAGGGAGCGGTGATCGACCCCAGCGGCAGGAGGCCGGGCCGGGGGGCCTATGTCTGCCCAGATAAGCCCGAGTGCTGGGCCGAGAAAAAGCTCCGCCGCTTTGCCGGGGCGGGAGCTGGGGTGCTCTCCCAGGCGCTCCAGACGTTGCTTGGATCGCAAGAAACCGGGGCAAACCCGAGCGACCTCACCGCGCGGGAGGCCCGGGGCGGATAG
- a CDS encoding acyl-CoA dehydrogenase family protein, with the protein MRFQSYILGGNHFDLDPDLWPVLRHFCPQADTWREDLRRFGELAGGAAYRVADHVDREAPPVLVMHDLDGSRIDRARLSPAQEALLGELATVNAPPYQGGSWHHHFAQGYLLADPGLYCILTITNCVIYTIHKYAPQFSPWKEELLSGRAWGATWMTEVQGGSDLGANLTQARPDGEVWRLDGEKYFASGAGLTDYALVSARPEGAPAGPKGLALFLLPRLDRAGRLNYRVRRLKQKLATRAVPSGEVELTGSEAYLIGKAEEGIYYTLEVLTLSRLANAAGAMGLARKAQLEALARAKRRKAFGKSLEAHPLIRRDLTDLAVRIAGGLALTFRAVQAWEGVWQERPPYSPRYHYARLLTHLAKARTAEHGTHCTQLAMELFGGVGFVEDFAIARLAREALITPIWEGPANVQALDTLEVIRKGVLEPFLDEVASTLGQVGTPSGQAALAVLGKALGRLRQASPEEAQWLAKASLRTLADVAATALLYELAKTSGERYAKLAELYAGRFLQGEEYPAWALSAPEVWGRAPDA; encoded by the coding sequence ATGCGGTTTCAGTCGTACATCTTGGGCGGCAACCACTTTGACCTAGACCCCGATCTATGGCCTGTGCTGCGGCACTTTTGCCCCCAAGCCGACACCTGGCGCGAGGATCTGCGGCGCTTTGGGGAGTTGGCGGGCGGAGCGGCTTACCGGGTGGCCGACCACGTGGACCGGGAAGCTCCGCCGGTGCTGGTCATGCACGACCTGGACGGCAGCCGCATCGACCGGGCGCGGCTATCTCCGGCCCAGGAGGCGCTCCTCGGCGAGCTGGCTACGGTGAATGCTCCCCCTTACCAAGGGGGGAGCTGGCATCACCACTTCGCCCAGGGGTATCTGCTGGCCGACCCCGGCCTATACTGTATTCTGACCATCACCAACTGCGTAATTTACACCATTCATAAATATGCCCCCCAGTTTTCGCCGTGGAAGGAAGAATTGCTTTCCGGCCGGGCCTGGGGGGCTACCTGGATGACCGAGGTGCAGGGCGGCAGCGACTTGGGGGCGAACCTGACCCAAGCTCGCCCAGACGGTGAGGTATGGCGCCTGGATGGGGAAAAGTACTTTGCCAGCGGGGCGGGCCTCACCGATTACGCGCTGGTATCGGCTCGGCCCGAGGGAGCCCCGGCGGGGCCCAAGGGGCTGGCGCTGTTTTTGCTGCCCCGGTTGGATCGGGCGGGGAGGCTCAACTACCGGGTGCGGCGGTTGAAGCAGAAGCTGGCCACGCGGGCGGTACCCTCCGGCGAGGTCGAGCTGACTGGCAGCGAGGCATACCTGATCGGAAAGGCCGAGGAGGGGATTTATTACACCCTCGAGGTGCTCACCCTCTCGCGCCTGGCCAACGCCGCCGGAGCCATGGGGCTGGCCCGCAAGGCCCAGCTCGAGGCCCTGGCCCGCGCAAAGCGGCGCAAAGCCTTTGGCAAGAGTTTAGAGGCGCACCCGCTGATCCGCCGTGACCTCACCGATTTGGCTGTGCGCATCGCCGGGGGGCTGGCCCTCACCTTTCGCGCGGTGCAGGCTTGGGAGGGGGTTTGGCAGGAGCGCCCGCCCTATTCGCCCCGCTACCATTACGCCCGTTTGCTTACCCACCTGGCCAAGGCCCGCACCGCCGAGCACGGTACGCATTGCACCCAGCTGGCCATGGAACTCTTCGGTGGGGTAGGCTTCGTCGAGGATTTCGCTATCGCCCGGCTGGCGCGCGAGGCCCTCATCACCCCCATCTGGGAGGGTCCGGCCAACGTACAGGCCCTCGACACCCTGGAGGTGATCCGCAAGGGGGTGCTCGAGCCCTTCCTGGACGAGGTGGCCTCCACCCTTGGGCAGGTGGGAACCCCCTCGGGCCAAGCCGCCTTGGCTGTCCTTGGGAAGGCTTTGGGCCGGCTGCGCCAGGCCAGCCCGGAAGAGGCCCAGTGGCTGGCCAAGGCTTCCCTCAGAACCCTTGCGGACGTGGCCGCCACCGCTCTTTTGTACGAGCTGGCGAAAACCTCGGGCGAGCGCTATGCCAAGCTCGCCGAGCTGTACGCAGGCCGGTTTCTGCAAGGGGAAGAGTACCCTGCCTGGGCGTTATCTGCCCCCGAGGTGTGGGGGAGGGCGCCCGACGCGTAA
- the infB gene encoding translation initiation factor IF-2: MAKVRIYQLAKELGMENAELLEILDEMGVSYKSHASTLEDETAQAVKEIIAEQRGLEEQRRREEEARRAEEARKALPHRPPVVVIMGHVDHGKTTLLDYLRKSRIAEREAGGITQHVGAFEVKTAARGGADSGTVVFIDTPGHEAFTSIRARGARVADIAVIVIAADDGIMPQTKEAIAHAKAAGAKIIFAANKMDLPQANLDKVYQDLMREQFVPEAYGGDAIVVPISAKTGQGVADLLEMILLVAELEDLRADPEAEPKGVILEARVDKQAGVLANLLVQEGTFRVGDYLVAGEVWGKIRAMRDSDDKQRKEAPPGSAVQVLGFSELPHAGEVAHWVPDQIAAKEIAEERILERKAREAGAEAAPRVRNIADLLRSMKEAEQKEIHLILRADTQGSLEAIQQILAKESTDEVKINVMFAAVGAPAESDVLLASTAGAAILTFGVNPAGSVKKMAEQKGVPLQSFRIIYELIDEVRKMVRNQKEPVFKEEVLGTAEVRAVFKLSRGIIAGCLVTSGKILRNADIRVLRKGKEIWKGKIASLKRLKDDVREVAQGFECGIQLEGFTEFQEGDVFEASQQVEIVQG, from the coding sequence ATGGCGAAAGTTCGTATTTATCAGCTCGCTAAAGAGCTGGGCATGGAAAACGCGGAACTCCTCGAGATCCTCGACGAGATGGGGGTGAGCTACAAGTCTCACGCCAGCACCCTCGAGGACGAGACCGCCCAAGCCGTCAAGGAGATCATCGCCGAGCAACGCGGGCTCGAGGAGCAACGGCGGCGAGAAGAAGAAGCCAGGCGGGCCGAGGAAGCCCGCAAGGCCCTGCCCCACCGCCCCCCCGTGGTGGTCATCATGGGTCACGTGGACCACGGCAAGACCACCTTGCTCGACTATCTGCGCAAAAGCCGCATCGCCGAGCGGGAAGCAGGCGGGATCACCCAGCACGTGGGGGCGTTCGAGGTCAAGACCGCGGCACGGGGTGGAGCCGATAGCGGGACGGTGGTCTTCATCGACACCCCCGGCCACGAGGCCTTCACCAGCATCCGCGCGCGGGGAGCCCGGGTAGCCGACATCGCAGTCATCGTAATCGCCGCCGATGATGGCATTATGCCCCAGACCAAGGAGGCCATCGCCCACGCCAAGGCCGCCGGGGCGAAGATCATCTTCGCCGCCAACAAAATGGACTTGCCCCAGGCCAACCTGGACAAGGTCTACCAGGACCTCATGCGCGAGCAGTTCGTGCCGGAAGCTTACGGCGGCGACGCCATCGTGGTGCCGATCAGCGCCAAGACCGGCCAGGGGGTGGCCGACCTGCTGGAGATGATCCTGCTGGTCGCGGAGCTCGAGGACCTGCGCGCCGATCCTGAGGCCGAGCCCAAGGGGGTGATCCTCGAAGCTCGGGTGGACAAGCAAGCCGGGGTGCTGGCCAACCTGCTAGTGCAGGAGGGGACCTTCCGGGTAGGGGATTACCTGGTGGCGGGCGAGGTCTGGGGCAAGATCCGGGCCATGCGCGACTCCGACGATAAGCAGCGCAAGGAGGCCCCTCCCGGAAGCGCCGTACAGGTGCTGGGCTTCAGCGAACTGCCGCACGCCGGGGAGGTAGCCCACTGGGTTCCCGACCAAATAGCCGCCAAGGAGATCGCCGAGGAGCGCATCCTCGAGCGCAAAGCCCGCGAGGCCGGGGCCGAGGCCGCTCCCCGGGTGCGCAACATAGCCGACCTGCTGCGCAGCATGAAGGAGGCCGAGCAAAAGGAGATCCACCTCATCCTACGCGCCGATACCCAGGGCTCTTTGGAAGCCATCCAGCAAATTCTGGCGAAGGAGTCCACCGACGAGGTCAAGATCAACGTGATGTTTGCCGCGGTGGGCGCCCCGGCGGAATCGGATGTGCTGTTGGCGAGCACCGCGGGCGCTGCGATTCTCACCTTCGGGGTCAACCCAGCGGGTTCGGTGAAGAAGATGGCCGAGCAAAAGGGCGTCCCGCTACAGAGTTTTCGCATCATCTACGAACTCATCGACGAGGTGCGCAAGATGGTGCGCAACCAAAAGGAACCGGTCTTCAAGGAAGAAGTGCTGGGGACGGCCGAGGTACGGGCGGTGTTCAAGCTCAGCCGGGGCATCATCGCGGGTTGCCTGGTCACCTCGGGCAAGATCCTCCGCAATGCCGATATCCGCGTTCTGCGCAAGGGTAAGGAGATCTGGAAAGGCAAGATCGCCAGCCTCAAGCGCCTCAAGGACGACGTGCGCGAGGTGGCCCAGGGCTTCGAATGCGGCATCCAGCTCGAGGGGTTCACCGAATTCCAGGAAGGCGATGTCTTTGAGGCTAGCCAGCAGGTCGAGATCGTGCAGGGCTAG
- the malQ gene encoding 4-alpha-glucanotransferase, translating into MDLPRSFGILLHPTSLPGRWGIGTLGNEARRFVDWLASAGAHWWQVLPLGPTGYGDSPYQSFSAFAGNPYLIDPDTLIEQGWLEPQEPPAYPAERVDYGWLYTTRWDLLRRAYDGFVERGKPEELEAFARYRQQEGGWLEDYALFMTLKHKFGGKPWNEWTAPLRSREAAALEQARQEYADELGFHAWTQWVFYQQWSALHDYARARGIKLIGDMPIFVAYDSADVWASPQYFHLDPQGLPTVVAGVPPDYFSETGQLWGNPLYRWEVMQAEGFAWWIRRIQKALEACDLVRIDHFRGFEAYWEVPFGEATAVKGRWVKAPGKELFQAVRLALGDAAIIAEDLGVITPEVEELRDSHGFPGMKILQFAFSDETNPFLPHNYPESGNVVVYTGTHDNDTTIGWYQTAPKEELAFMDKYLERHGLKIQKPEDAPWALAELGFRSRAKLVILPLQDVLRLGPEARMNFPSKLGGNWSWRYAPGDLTPELAQQLRELARSSDRL; encoded by the coding sequence ATGGACCTACCCCGTTCATTTGGGATCCTGCTGCACCCGACGAGCCTCCCTGGCCGTTGGGGGATCGGCACCTTGGGTAACGAAGCCCGGCGCTTCGTGGACTGGTTGGCCTCTGCCGGGGCCCATTGGTGGCAGGTGTTGCCCCTGGGCCCGACCGGTTACGGCGATTCCCCCTACCAGTCCTTCTCGGCCTTCGCCGGAAACCCCTACCTGATCGACCCCGATACCCTCATCGAGCAGGGCTGGCTCGAGCCTCAGGAGCCCCCGGCTTACCCCGCCGAAAGGGTGGACTACGGCTGGTTGTACACCACCCGTTGGGACTTGCTGCGGCGGGCCTACGACGGTTTTGTGGAGCGGGGTAAACCGGAGGAGCTCGAGGCTTTTGCCCGCTACCGCCAGCAGGAGGGAGGCTGGCTCGAGGACTACGCCCTTTTCATGACCCTCAAACACAAGTTCGGCGGCAAGCCCTGGAACGAGTGGACCGCCCCCCTGCGCAGCCGTGAGGCGGCGGCGCTCGAGCAGGCCCGCCAGGAGTACGCCGATGAGCTTGGTTTTCACGCGTGGACCCAGTGGGTGTTCTACCAGCAGTGGAGCGCCCTGCACGACTACGCCCGTGCCCGGGGGATCAAGCTGATCGGGGACATGCCTATCTTCGTGGCTTACGACTCTGCCGACGTATGGGCAAGCCCGCAGTACTTCCACTTAGACCCCCAAGGGCTTCCGACCGTGGTGGCGGGGGTCCCGCCCGACTATTTCTCCGAGACCGGCCAGCTGTGGGGCAACCCGCTCTACCGCTGGGAGGTGATGCAGGCGGAGGGGTTTGCTTGGTGGATCCGGCGCATCCAGAAGGCGCTCGAGGCCTGTGACCTGGTGCGCATCGACCACTTCCGCGGCTTTGAGGCCTACTGGGAAGTTCCCTTTGGCGAGGCCACCGCGGTCAAGGGGCGCTGGGTCAAGGCTCCGGGGAAGGAACTGTTTCAGGCGGTGCGCCTGGCCTTGGGCGATGCGGCGATCATCGCGGAGGATTTAGGAGTCATCACCCCGGAGGTGGAGGAACTCCGCGATTCCCATGGCTTCCCGGGCATGAAAATCCTTCAGTTCGCTTTCTCTGACGAGACCAACCCGTTTTTGCCCCACAACTACCCCGAGTCCGGGAACGTGGTCGTCTACACCGGTACCCACGACAACGACACCACCATCGGGTGGTACCAGACCGCCCCCAAGGAAGAGCTCGCGTTCATGGACAAGTACCTCGAGCGGCATGGCTTGAAGATCCAAAAGCCCGAGGATGCCCCCTGGGCGCTGGCCGAGCTGGGCTTCCGCTCGAGGGCCAAGCTGGTGATCCTGCCCTTGCAAGACGTGCTGCGGCTGGGCCCTGAGGCGCGCATGAACTTTCCCAGCAAGCTGGGCGGCAATTGGAGCTGGCGCTATGCCCCCGGGGACCTTACCCCAGAGTTGGCCCAGCAGCTGCGGGAACTGGCCCGCTCCAGCGACCGCTTGTAA
- the secD gene encoding protein translocase subunit SecD, whose translation MSRKWVTGIFLLLLFLASLLVLWKPWAPGEPKIKLGLDLQGGLRIVLEPTTPSFTRQDLDVARTVIENRVNALGVAEPLVQIQGNRRIVVELPGLSKADEDRAIRLIGQTAVLEFRILNENAQGLTVADINQQKRANPNLDTKPLEQQLFKQSDLGPVLLTGKDLANAQATFDQFGRPQVSLTFTGEGAKKFEEVTRQNIGRRLAVVLDGKVFTAPTIRSAISGGQAVIEGLSGLEEASEIALVLRSGSLPISLREAETRAIGPTLGQDAIRSGIYAGIVGTALIFVLIFAYYGFWLGLVAALGLIYTSVLILGIISGLSATLTLPGIAGLILTLGAAVDGNVLSFERIKEELKHGKRFRQAIPGGFQHSIITILDVNACHLLAAAALYQYSTGPVKGFAVMLAVGVVASVFSNLVFSRWLLDRIAERREVKPLYWVWGSRFQFMKWARYITTFSLILAAIGGGIALVKGFNLGIDFTGGTAFTVRTGDKTTTEDIRSFLNQAGIPGAAGNEAIITALATQQGREYTVRVRQLTEENRIQLERLFQQRLSAQVLQSETVGPSVGSELKRNTIYAVLIGLALILVYVAFRFDWMFGLASIIAVAHDVAIVAGMYSLFRLEFTIPTVAALLTIIGYSLNDSIIISDRIRENLKDPQNRGKSYREIFDLAINQTLSRTVMTTLTTLLPVIALLFLGGSVLRDFSLAITVGIFVGTYSSIYVVSALVVAWKTRQAQRQQPAKAR comes from the coding sequence GTGTCGCGCAAATGGGTAACCGGAATTTTCTTACTCTTGCTGTTTTTGGCTTCTTTGCTCGTGCTATGGAAGCCCTGGGCTCCGGGTGAGCCCAAGATCAAGCTAGGCCTGGACTTGCAAGGGGGTCTACGCATCGTCCTCGAGCCCACCACCCCCTCGTTCACCCGCCAAGACCTGGACGTGGCCCGCACGGTGATCGAAAACCGGGTGAACGCCCTCGGGGTGGCGGAGCCTTTGGTGCAGATCCAAGGCAACCGCCGCATCGTGGTGGAGCTGCCGGGGCTGTCCAAGGCGGACGAGGACCGGGCCATCCGGCTCATCGGCCAGACCGCGGTGCTGGAGTTCCGCATCCTCAATGAGAACGCCCAGGGGCTCACCGTCGCCGATATCAACCAGCAGAAACGGGCCAACCCCAACCTGGATACCAAGCCGCTCGAACAGCAGCTGTTCAAACAGAGCGATTTAGGCCCGGTGCTACTTACCGGTAAAGACCTGGCCAACGCCCAGGCCACCTTCGACCAGTTCGGTCGCCCTCAGGTCTCGCTCACCTTCACCGGCGAAGGGGCCAAGAAGTTTGAGGAGGTCACGCGGCAAAACATAGGCCGCCGGCTGGCGGTGGTGCTCGACGGCAAGGTCTTCACCGCCCCCACCATCCGCAGCGCCATCAGCGGCGGCCAGGCGGTGATCGAGGGGCTCTCGGGGCTCGAGGAGGCCAGTGAGATCGCCCTGGTGCTGCGCTCTGGCTCGCTACCGATCAGCCTGCGCGAAGCCGAGACCCGCGCCATCGGGCCCACGCTGGGCCAGGATGCTATCCGCTCAGGCATCTACGCGGGCATCGTCGGAACGGCGCTGATCTTCGTGCTGATCTTCGCCTACTACGGCTTCTGGTTGGGGCTGGTGGCAGCCTTGGGCCTGATCTATACCAGCGTGCTGATCCTGGGCATCATCTCTGGGCTCAGCGCCACCCTGACCTTACCGGGCATCGCCGGCCTGATCCTGACCCTGGGCGCGGCTGTAGACGGCAACGTGCTCTCCTTCGAGCGCATCAAGGAGGAGCTCAAGCACGGCAAGCGGTTCCGCCAGGCCATTCCCGGGGGTTTCCAGCACTCGATCATCACCATCTTGGACGTGAACGCCTGCCACCTCCTGGCGGCGGCGGCTTTGTACCAGTATTCTACCGGCCCGGTCAAGGGCTTTGCGGTGATGCTGGCGGTGGGCGTGGTGGCCTCGGTGTTCTCCAACCTGGTGTTCAGCCGGTGGCTCTTGGACCGCATCGCCGAGCGCCGCGAGGTCAAACCGCTGTACTGGGTCTGGGGCTCGCGCTTCCAGTTCATGAAGTGGGCCCGGTACATCACCACGTTTAGCCTGATCCTCGCCGCCATCGGTGGCGGCATCGCCCTGGTCAAAGGCTTCAACCTCGGCATCGACTTCACCGGGGGCACGGCCTTTACCGTGCGCACCGGAGACAAGACCACCACCGAGGATATCCGCAGCTTCCTCAACCAAGCGGGTATCCCCGGGGCTGCCGGAAACGAGGCCATCATCACCGCCCTCGCCACCCAGCAAGGCCGGGAGTACACCGTGCGGGTGCGACAGCTCACCGAGGAGAACCGCATCCAGCTCGAGCGCCTCTTCCAACAGCGCCTCTCCGCCCAGGTATTGCAGTCCGAAACGGTAGGCCCCTCGGTCGGGTCGGAGCTGAAGCGCAACACCATCTACGCGGTGCTGATCGGGCTGGCGCTGATCCTGGTCTACGTGGCCTTCCGCTTTGACTGGATGTTCGGCCTCGCCAGCATCATCGCGGTGGCCCACGACGTGGCCATCGTGGCCGGGATGTATAGCCTGTTCAGGCTCGAGTTCACCATCCCCACGGTGGCGGCCCTGCTCACCATCATCGGCTACTCCCTCAACGACTCGATCATCATCTCCGACCGGATTCGCGAGAACCTCAAAGATCCGCAGAACCGGGGCAAGAGCTACCGGGAGATCTTCGACTTGGCCATCAACCAGACCCTCTCCCGCACCGTCATGACCACCCTCACCACCTTGCTCCCGGTGATCGCCTTGCTGTTCTTAGGCGGCTCGGTGCTGCGCGACTTCTCGTTGGCCATCACGGTGGGAATCTTCGTAGGCACCTACTCCTCGATCTACGTGGTCTCGGCCCTGGTGGTGGCCTGGAAAACCCGCCAAGCCCAGCGGCAACAACCAGCCAAGGCCCGCTAG